From a region of the Labrus mixtus chromosome 5, fLabMix1.1, whole genome shotgun sequence genome:
- the fam222aa gene encoding protein FAM222A — protein sequence MLACLQRRQNPPPQHPVCASKTLEPPQVLGRKCELVVPTHSPRYPTAAELDAFAQKTASSPLSIKIFPTNIRVPQHKHLNRTVNGYDTTGQRYSPYPHIQTGGYHGLLAIVKASSSLTSSSTSTFLPSKGVLKNSDGRRTKLSPAHIAVAPYPPPTSSTLASGQGQMVYHTGPSKPPEGSGLSVPPNVTVAGSVIPVTGGRGLALPAQSNLPSIQSIIYQINQHCQAQALQQVCQGAATTSSSNSSPSKQGTTIMGLSSSSSGGGYVVGMAPQANMLYAGPGLPAQNAEAMKSGVYADGMDYIIWQKQQQQQQQQQQQQAMLRMYSGGSGGGGAISKSPETCVPGGGIMGAQVSSSSSRPYHLTMSANGGGGGLDKVSSSPLNCMGMHGNFSVGQYFAPPWNSVLVTPDSDCYNPQELLGTSTGGPATGHREMGYPQHHHHYHHPHHPHPAIDSGGGMCCSLPSKSMCNTSVLSSSLQSLEYLINDIHPPCIKEQMLGKGYETVSVPRLLDHQHAHIRLPVYR from the coding sequence gtgAGCTGGTTGTGCCTACACATTCACCACGCTACCCCACTGCGGCAGAACTCGACGCCTTTGCGCAGAAGACAGCAAGCAGTCCGCTGTCCATCAAGATCTTCCCCACCAACATCAGGGTTCCCCAGCACAAGCACCTTAATCGAACAGTAAACGGATATGACACCACAGGGCAACGCTACAGTCCCTACCCACACATCCAAACAGGGGGCTACCATGGCCTGCTTGCCATTGTCAAGGCCTCCTCATCtttgacatcatcatcaacatctaCCTTTCTTCCATCAAAAGGAGTTCTCAAGAACTCTGATGGCAGACGGACTAAGCTCTCTCCAGCACACATAGCTGTTGCTCCGTACCCGCCCCCTACTAGTAGCACTTTAGCCAGTGGCCAAGGTCAAATGGTCTACCACACAGGGCCCTCGAAGCCTCCAGAAGGCAGTGGACTGTCTGTTCCCCCAAACGTCACTGTGGCCGGCTCAGTAATTCCTGTAACAGGGGGTCGAGGCCTGGCCCTGCCTGCACAGTCAAACCTCCCCTCCATCCAGAGCATCATCTACCAGATCAACCAGCATTGCCAGGCCCAGGCTCTGCAGCAGGTGTGCCAAGGGGCGGCCACCACCTCATCGTCAAACTCCAGCCCCTCCAAGCAGGGCACAACTATCATGGGGCTCTCTTCTAGCTCCTCAGGTGGAGGCTACGTGGTGGGAATGGCTCCCCAGGCTAATATGTTGTATGCAGGGCCTGGGCTGCCAGCTCAGAACGCAGAGGCGATGAAGAGTGGCGTGTATGCAGATGGTATGGACTACATCATCTGGcagaagcagcaacaacaacaacagcaacagcagcaacaacaggctATGCTCCGTATGTACAGTGGAGGAAGTGGAGGTGGGGGCGCCATCAGTAAGTCCCCTGAGACTTGTGTTCCAGGTGGAGGGATAATGGGGGCCCAagtgtcctcctcttcctccagacCTTACCACCTGACGATGAGTGCAaacggaggaggaggtgggctGGACAAAGTCAGCTCCTCCCCTTTGAACTGCATGGGCATGCACGGGAATTTCTCAGTGGGTCAATACTTTGCCCCACCCTGGAACAGTGTGCTGGTGACACCGGATAGTGACTGCTATAACCCCCAGGAGCTTCTGGGCACCTCCACAGGAGGGCCGGCAACTGGGCACAGAGAGATGGGATACCCCCAACACCATCACCACTACCACCACCCTCATCATCCTCACCCTGCCATAGACAGTGGGGGAGGCATGTGCTGCAGCCTGCCCAGCAAGAGCATGTGCAACACGTCGGTGCTGAGCAGCAGCCTGCAGTCTCTTGAGTACCTGATCAACGACATCCACCCGCCCTGCATCAAGGAGCAGATGCTCGGCAAAGGCTATGAGACTGTGTCAGTGCCACGTCTGTTAGACCACCAGCATGCACACATTCGCCTCCCTGTTTACAgatag